ATGCGCCACCCGGCCGGGATTCGCTTGGCCATCCCCTCGGGCATTACGTCCGGTGCGCTCCCGACGTCGTACCCGGTCAGCGCGAACGACTCGAGCGGGCCGGCTTCGTACCGCTGGTCCAGTCGAGTCTCGCCCGGGGGCAGCAGGAACACGTTGACGTGATGGACGACGCGGCGGTTCCCCGGGTGTACCTCGGCCGCGCGCACCCACACATCGGTCTTGAATCCCGGATCGACAATGAAGTTCTGGTACTCGATGATCCCTTCCGCGGGTACCGCGAACGCGGTCGGGATTTGGAACACCGCGTCCGGTTCCCCGATGTGCCACTTGGTCGGCGCGGGCGCGGGTTCCGGCGGCAGCGGGGCACCTTCCGGGCACCCGAGCCGCACCCATTCGGCGATCAGGCGCTTGTGCTCGTCACTCAGGCGCCGTTCGTTGCGGAACCGGCCATGAGCCGGGGACGCGGACCACGGCGGCATCGTCCCGTTCTCGATCACTTCGACGATGGTTCCGGCGTGAGCCGTTGCGTCGGAGTACGACAGCAGCGAAAACGGGCCGATCTCGCCGGGCCGGTGGCACGCTCGGCAGTGGGTCGCCAGAATCGGGGCAATGTCGCGTGAGTACGTCACGCGGGGGGGAGGCGTTGCGCGCCGCGGTTTGTCGATGACGCACCCGGTGCATTCCGTTCGCGCCACCGAAACGGGGCGTCCCGCGAGCACCTCGCGCACGGCTTCGGCCAAATCTTCGCGGGTCGGCGCGCCGCGGTTCTTCCCGCCCGGCGCGTACTGGTCGTCGATCCGGCCCCGGTACCGAATCCGCCGCTGGGCGTCCAAAACGAACGCCTGCGGGGTTCGTGACGCCCCGAAGAGTTCCGCGACGCGGCCGTCGGTGTCTTTTGCATACGGGAACGCGAGCGGGTACTCGCGAAGGAACGCGGCCATCGAAGGGACATCGTCCCCGGCGTTCGCGTTGATTGCCAGGAAGGTGACTGCACCGGTCGGGAATCGACCGGCCATTTCTTTCAAGCGAACCGAGTACAACCGAGCCATCGGACAGTCCGTGCCCAGAAACACGACCACTGTGGGGCGGGCCGCCGGGCCGGTCGGGAGGCGGATCGCGGCCCCGGTCGTGTCCCGGAGTTCAAAATCCGGGACCGGGAGCGTAGCGAGAGTCGCGGTGAAGATCAGCTCGAGCAGCAGAGCCATCGACGGGTCTCGCGGGTGTAAAAAGCCCCGCAAGTTTAGAACACGTTTCACGTCACGGCCGAACCGCCGCGAGCGACCTCGTCAGGCGATTCGTAATGACCGGCACGCCTGGGCGTAGGTGAGTTCGAGTCTGAATAATTTGGCTAGCCAATGCGAAGCGATTCACAGGTGCTCGTGTACGTCAGCTCGAGTTCTAGCGGTACCGCGAGGTTCGGTTCCAGCCAGAGCGGGACCGTTGGTAACGCGCCCCCAACGGTGAGTTGGTGCGGCCACACTTCCAACCGCTCTTTGCCGTCGATGCGCAGGAGCCGGTAGCACACCGCGCTCAACCCGGTCGGTGAGGACCAGTCGAACGCATCCGGGAGGCGGAGCGCGTTGGCGATGTCTTCGTGAAGGTTCGCGTTGCGCTCGGTCACCACATCGACCGTGACGACGGATACCCCCTGTTGAAGGTACGACGCCGCTTTGGTCGCGAACGCGCGCCGCGCTGTGGAGCGGTCCTTGTTTCGCGGGCTGACCAGTTCGACCGCCGCGACCAACTTCCAGCCGCCCTCTTGCTTGTAGACGTTGATCTCGAACGTGTCCGCGTCGGCCATAACGACTTCGCCCGCGAGTGCCGCCGCGGGCGGGGCGTAGGTCTGGGGTTGT
The Gemmata palustris DNA segment above includes these coding regions:
- a CDS encoding redoxin domain-containing protein, with product MALLLELIFTATLATLPVPDFELRDTTGAAIRLPTGPAARPTVVVFLGTDCPMARLYSVRLKEMAGRFPTGAVTFLAINANAGDDVPSMAAFLREYPLAFPYAKDTDGRVAELFGASRTPQAFVLDAQRRIRYRGRIDDQYAPGGKNRGAPTREDLAEAVREVLAGRPVSVARTECTGCVIDKPRRATPPPRVTYSRDIAPILATHCRACHRPGEIGPFSLLSYSDATAHAGTIVEVIENGTMPPWSASPAHGRFRNERRLSDEHKRLIAEWVRLGCPEGAPLPPEPAPAPTKWHIGEPDAVFQIPTAFAVPAEGIIEYQNFIVDPGFKTDVWVRAAEVHPGNRRVVHHVNVFLLPPGETRLDQRYEAGPLESFALTGYDVGSAPDVMPEGMAKRIPAGWRIHFLIHYTAVGSPQTDRTEVGLQFIDPALVRKEVATKLLYRDDFAIPPHATGYRIEKTWTADRDYLLLSMYPHMHLRGKTFRFAAEYPDGTSEILLDVPRYDFNWQHRYVLAEPKRLTAGTVIRCTGVYDNSAANPSNPDPSATVQVGLQTWDEMFNGFFDIALADQDLAAERAAIESKRVRSQQVGIGALALVGLWGARLWRKRRA
- a CDS encoding DUF4058 family protein, with the protein product MPLYDHFHPPLSLRKSWESIHHGWAFVIAQRLNGAILTNRFESESNIHHGSQIEIDLATYEEDRDLPTFGTNGHGGGGVATQPQTYAPPAAALAGEVVMADADTFEINVYKQEGGWKLVAAVELVSPRNKDRSTARRAFATKAASYLQQGVSVVTVDVVTERNANLHEDIANALRLPDAFDWSSPTGLSAVCYRLLRIDGKERLEVWPHQLTVGGALPTVPLWLEPNLAVPLELELTYTSTCESLRIG